The window GAAACCGATCATTGCCATCATGTGAACGCCCTTAGTGAAGACATCGTGTGTCTCTTTCCAAGCGATTACACCACCGAAGGTGAATACCATGAAACCAGCCAAAGCACCGATGATCATAGAACCTGTCGATAGTTGAACCGTTAGTGCAGCAACAATACCCGCAGCAGCCACTAGGATGTGCTTCTTGTTGATCTCTTTCACTTCGGTTGAAACAACAGTATGAGACGTTTCTTTGTATTGACGTGGCTTACGGTAAGTAAAGAATACTGCCGTAAGCAGGCCAAAGATCATGCCTGCAGCCGGTAATAACATTGCCATTGGTACTTGGCTTGCTACTACGTTTTCAAGACCGTTGTCGTGAAGGTTCTTAAGCAGGATGTTGTTTAGGAAGATGCCACCAAAACCGATAGGTAGAACCATATAAGGAGTAATTAGACCAAAAGTAAGTACACACGCAACCAGACGACGGTCTAGGTTCATTTTTGCGAATACGCCTAATAGAGGTGGGATTAAAATTGGGATGAAGGCGATATGCACAGGAATCACGTTTTGCGAAGACATGGTCACTAAGATCAAAGACGCAAGGATGCCGTATTTTAGACCATTAGATGCCGCACTGTTCTCTTTGCCGTGAATGCGCTTAATGACGCTTTGAGCAAGTAGATCTGTGATACCAGAACGAGAGATAGCAACAGCAAAGGTGCCAAGCATTGCGTAGCTAAGTGCGATAGTTGCACCGCCACCTAATCCACTTTCGAAAGCTGCTACAGCATCGTTCACACTCATACCAGAGGCTACGCCACCGATAATTGCGCTGAACGTGAGAGCCACGACAACGTTTACGCGCATCAAAGCTAAAATAAGCATGATGCAAACTGAAATTACAACAGGATTCATATTATTCTCGGGATGTTGTGTTTTTTATGAAGGCAATACGAGTGAACGTTTACCGACTCTATTTTTTATTCTTCGTCAGCAAGAGGCCAACCACCTAGGGCTTTCCATTTGTTTACTATGCCGCAAAATAACTCTGTGGTTTTTTGCGTATCATACAAAGCAGAGTGTGCTTCTTTGTTGTCAAATTCCATCCCCGCAGTGCGGCAAGCTTTAGCCAAAACGGTTTGACCGTAGGCAAGACCACTAAGGGCTGCAGTGTCAAAAGTTGCAAATGGATGAAAAGGGACGCGTTTAAGCTTACAACGCTCACTTGCTGCATTAACGAAGTTTAAATCGAACGTAGCATTGTGAGCGACCATGATTGCGCGACTGCAATCTGAAGCTTTTTGTTCCTTTCTCACAAGCTTGTAGATTTCTTTAAGGGCTTCTTGTTCCGACACAGCACCACGTAATGGGCTAAATGGGTCTTTAATTCCGTTAAAGTCTAATGCTGCCTGCTCTATATTTGCGCCTTCAAAAGGCTCAATGTGAAAATGAAGCGTTGATGCAGGGTGCAGATCTCCGTTCTCATCCATTCTTAGTGTAATGGCACAGATTTCTAATAATGCATCGGTTTCAGCGTTAAACCCTGCGGTTTCCACGTCGATGACCACTGGGAAATAGCCACGAAAGCGTTTTTTAAGGGTCAGAGCTTCGTTTTCTACAGTCATGTTAGCCCAAATATGTGTGATTAAGGCAGCATTATTGCAGATAATAGCAGTGATAAAAACTAGGGAAGGGCAATAAATCATAAATTAGCTGACCTATTTCGGCTTGATAATTGCATATTCAAACGTGACGGAAAAATGCGGCAATTGGCTGCATTGTTAAACGAATTGCTTAAGAGATACTCCACTTTATGAAGAAACAACTCATAACAGGTTCCATGCTATTTTCGCTACTTATGTCGTCATCGGTATTGGCACAAGAAAAGCGTTACGGAGCATCTCCTCTACAGTCGACGTGGGAGATGGTGGCTAACACGCCACTAGAATGTCGCTTGGTTCACCCTATCCCCAACTTTGGTGATGCTGAGTTTTCATCTCGCGCGAGTAAAAAAATCATTTTGGATTTTGAGCTTAAAATGCGTCGCCCAATGGGTGCGACACGCAATGTAAGCTTGATCTCTATGCCGCCAGCTTGGCGTCCGGGCGAAAGTGCTGATCGCATGACGACCATTAAGTTCTTCCAACAATTTGATGGCTATGTTGGTGGTCAAACCGCTTGGGGTATTTTGAGTGAGTTGGAGAAAGGGCGTTACCCGACATTCAGCTATCGAGAGTGGCAGAGTCGAGATCAGCGAATCGAAGTTGCACTATCATCGGTATTATTCCAAGAGAAGTACAATGTGTTCAGTGACTGTATCGCCAACTTATTGCCTTACAGCTTCGAAGATATCTCTTTCACGATTTTGCATTACGATCGTAACAGCGATCAGTTGAACAAATCATCACGTAAAAGGTTAAGTCAGATAGCTGACTATGTTCGCTATAACCAAGACATTGATCTGGTGCTGGTGGCCACGTACACCGACTCCGTCGATAGCAAAGGTATTAGCCAGAATCTCTCAGAGCGCAGAGCGGAATCATTAAGAGAGTACTTTAAATCTCTAGGCTTGCCAGAAGACCGTATTCAAGTACAAGGTTATGGTAAGCGTCGTCCAATTGCTGATAACAACTCGCCAATTG is drawn from Vibrio sp. SNU_ST1 and contains these coding sequences:
- a CDS encoding Na+/H+ antiporter family protein codes for the protein MNPVVISVCIMLILALMRVNVVVALTFSAIIGGVASGMSVNDAVAAFESGLGGGATIALSYAMLGTFAVAISRSGITDLLAQSVIKRIHGKENSAASNGLKYGILASLILVTMSSQNVIPVHIAFIPILIPPLLGVFAKMNLDRRLVACVLTFGLITPYMVLPIGFGGIFLNNILLKNLHDNGLENVVASQVPMAMLLPAAGMIFGLLTAVFFTYRKPRQYKETSHTVVSTEVKEINKKHILVAAAGIVAALTVQLSTGSMIIGALAGFMVFTFGGVIAWKETHDVFTKGVHMMAMIGFIMIAAAGFAAVMKQTGGVESLVEALSTSIGDNKPLAALLMLIVGLLVTMGIGSSFSTIPILATIYVPLAAAFGFSPMATIALVGTAAALGDAGSPASDSTLGPTSGLNADGQHEHVWETVVPTFLHYNIPLIVFGWIAAMVL
- the rnt gene encoding ribonuclease T, translated to MTVENEALTLKKRFRGYFPVVIDVETAGFNAETDALLEICAITLRMDENGDLHPASTLHFHIEPFEGANIEQAALDFNGIKDPFSPLRGAVSEQEALKEIYKLVRKEQKASDCSRAIMVAHNATFDLNFVNAASERCKLKRVPFHPFATFDTAALSGLAYGQTVLAKACRTAGMEFDNKEAHSALYDTQKTTELFCGIVNKWKALGGWPLADEE
- a CDS encoding OmpA family protein; protein product: MKKQLITGSMLFSLLMSSSVLAQEKRYGASPLQSTWEMVANTPLECRLVHPIPNFGDAEFSSRASKKIILDFELKMRRPMGATRNVSLISMPPAWRPGESADRMTTIKFFQQFDGYVGGQTAWGILSELEKGRYPTFSYREWQSRDQRIEVALSSVLFQEKYNVFSDCIANLLPYSFEDISFTILHYDRNSDQLNKSSRKRLSQIADYVRYNQDIDLVLVATYTDSVDSKGISQNLSERRAESLREYFKSLGLPEDRIQVQGYGKRRPIADNNSPIGKDKNRRVVISLGRTQV